A single Mangifera indica cultivar Alphonso chromosome 20, CATAS_Mindica_2.1, whole genome shotgun sequence DNA region contains:
- the LOC123204726 gene encoding protein TIFY 6B isoform X1, protein MERDFLGLSSKASLVTVKEEACDGSKDSVAALKSSGMQLSFSSEVSAIPQFLSFKASQEDRQREMAHDSVFSSGYMSMSTTDAFNCNQKPYAGMVQKTTVLDKQGGNHSVMKNYAMQHLNANQVQRPQEMRMFPISSKLNQTIVVSMTTPVLHSHLNSTGQSVDGNTINSQPHGGVSIKSPVSVLVPTSSIIGTTDIRNASEPKGAPAQLTIFYNGSVCVYDDVSPQKAQAIVLLAGNGSSLTDNKTLPAAQVQTCVLGPSVGDGYKGENSHITLPCPGLPGTISMTSHVSSESGGGPSYTKEITVVKPISVLSSKNQLEPAKSSGSVGSAATSLIQTVAVPQARKASLARFLEKRKERVLSMTPYNVNKKSSDCNSPGSEGLSLTVNSSGLCFLPTLD, encoded by the exons TAGCAGCGTTGAAGAGTTCAGGGATGCAATTGTCTTTCTCAAGCGAGGTTTCTGCCATTCCTCAGTTTCTATCTTTCAAGGCTTCTCAAGAAGACAGGCAAAGAGAGATGGCTCATGATTCTGTATTTTCATCTGGATATATGTCTATGTCTACTACTGACGCTTTTAATTGCAACCAGAAACCTTATGCTGGCATGGTCCAG AAAACTACTGTTCTTGATAAGCAAGGGGGAAACCACAGCGTGATGAAAAACTATGCAATGCAACACTTAAATGCAAACCAAGTTCAAAGGCCTCAGGAAATGAGGATGTTCCCAATCTCCAGCAAACTCAATCAGACAATTGTTGTGTCTATGACCACTCCAGTTCTTCACTCCCACCTTAACTCCACTGGACAGAGTGTGGATGGTAATACCATTAACTCACAACCTCATGGTGGAGTTTCAATCAAATCTCCAGTTTCTGTCCTTGTCCCCACAAGTTCCATCATTGGTACCACTGATATTAG GAATGCTTCCGAACCTAAGGGGGCACCAGCTCAGTTGACCATCTTTTATAACGGATCTGTCTGTGTCTATGATGATGTGTCACCTCAGAAG GCTCAAGCTATCGTGTTATTGGCTGGAAATGGGTCCTCTCTGACTGATAATAAGACACTTCCTGCTGCTCAGGTGCAAACCTGTGTCCTGGGGCCATCTGTAGGTGATGGTTATAAAGGGGAAAATTCCCATATTACATTACCCTGCCCAGGCCTTCCAGGCACTATTTCTATGACCTCCCATGTTAGCTCTGAGTCAGGTGGAGGACCTAGTTACACTAAAGAAATAACAGTGGTGAAACCAATATCAGTTCTGTCTTCTAAAAACCAACTGGAGCCTGCCAAATCAAGTGGCTCAGTAGGATCTGCGGCTACATCTCTCATTCAAACTG TGGCCGTGCCTCAGGCTCGTAAAGCATCCTTGGCACGATTTTTGGAGAAGCGCAAGGAAAG GGTGTTGAGCATGACACCATACAATGTCAACAAGAAGTCTTCAGACTGCAATAGCCCTGGATCTGAGGGTTTAAGTTTGACAGTCAATTCTTCTGGCCTTTGCTTTCTTCCAACTCTCGATTAG
- the LOC123204726 gene encoding protein TIFY 6B isoform X4, with translation MQLSFSSEVSAIPQFLSFKASQEDRQREMAHDSVFSSGYMSMSTTDAFNCNQKPYAGMVQKTTVLDKQGGNHSVMKNYAMQHLNANQVQRPQEMRMFPISSKLNQTIVVSMTTPVLHSHLNSTGQSVDGNTINSQPHGGVSIKSPVSVLVPTSSIIGTTDIRNASEPKGAPAQLTIFYNGSVCVYDDVSPQKAQAIVLLAGNGSSLTDNKTLPAAQVQTCVLGPSVGDGYKGENSHITLPCPGLPGTISMTSHVSSESGGGPSYTKEITVVKPISVLSSKNQLEPAKSSGSVGSAATSLIQTVAVPQARKASLARFLEKRKERVLSMTPYNVNKKSSDCNSPGSEGLSLTVNSSGLCFLPTLD, from the exons ATGCAATTGTCTTTCTCAAGCGAGGTTTCTGCCATTCCTCAGTTTCTATCTTTCAAGGCTTCTCAAGAAGACAGGCAAAGAGAGATGGCTCATGATTCTGTATTTTCATCTGGATATATGTCTATGTCTACTACTGACGCTTTTAATTGCAACCAGAAACCTTATGCTGGCATGGTCCAG AAAACTACTGTTCTTGATAAGCAAGGGGGAAACCACAGCGTGATGAAAAACTATGCAATGCAACACTTAAATGCAAACCAAGTTCAAAGGCCTCAGGAAATGAGGATGTTCCCAATCTCCAGCAAACTCAATCAGACAATTGTTGTGTCTATGACCACTCCAGTTCTTCACTCCCACCTTAACTCCACTGGACAGAGTGTGGATGGTAATACCATTAACTCACAACCTCATGGTGGAGTTTCAATCAAATCTCCAGTTTCTGTCCTTGTCCCCACAAGTTCCATCATTGGTACCACTGATATTAG GAATGCTTCCGAACCTAAGGGGGCACCAGCTCAGTTGACCATCTTTTATAACGGATCTGTCTGTGTCTATGATGATGTGTCACCTCAGAAG GCTCAAGCTATCGTGTTATTGGCTGGAAATGGGTCCTCTCTGACTGATAATAAGACACTTCCTGCTGCTCAGGTGCAAACCTGTGTCCTGGGGCCATCTGTAGGTGATGGTTATAAAGGGGAAAATTCCCATATTACATTACCCTGCCCAGGCCTTCCAGGCACTATTTCTATGACCTCCCATGTTAGCTCTGAGTCAGGTGGAGGACCTAGTTACACTAAAGAAATAACAGTGGTGAAACCAATATCAGTTCTGTCTTCTAAAAACCAACTGGAGCCTGCCAAATCAAGTGGCTCAGTAGGATCTGCGGCTACATCTCTCATTCAAACTG TGGCCGTGCCTCAGGCTCGTAAAGCATCCTTGGCACGATTTTTGGAGAAGCGCAAGGAAAG GGTGTTGAGCATGACACCATACAATGTCAACAAGAAGTCTTCAGACTGCAATAGCCCTGGATCTGAGGGTTTAAGTTTGACAGTCAATTCTTCTGGCCTTTGCTTTCTTCCAACTCTCGATTAG
- the LOC123204726 gene encoding protein TIFY 6B isoform X2 produces MERDFLGLSSKASLVTVKEEACDGSKDSAALKSSGMQLSFSSEVSAIPQFLSFKASQEDRQREMAHDSVFSSGYMSMSTTDAFNCNQKPYAGMVQKTTVLDKQGGNHSVMKNYAMQHLNANQVQRPQEMRMFPISSKLNQTIVVSMTTPVLHSHLNSTGQSVDGNTINSQPHGGVSIKSPVSVLVPTSSIIGTTDIRNASEPKGAPAQLTIFYNGSVCVYDDVSPQKAQAIVLLAGNGSSLTDNKTLPAAQVQTCVLGPSVGDGYKGENSHITLPCPGLPGTISMTSHVSSESGGGPSYTKEITVVKPISVLSSKNQLEPAKSSGSVGSAATSLIQTVAVPQARKASLARFLEKRKERVLSMTPYNVNKKSSDCNSPGSEGLSLTVNSSGLCFLPTLD; encoded by the exons CAGCGTTGAAGAGTTCAGGGATGCAATTGTCTTTCTCAAGCGAGGTTTCTGCCATTCCTCAGTTTCTATCTTTCAAGGCTTCTCAAGAAGACAGGCAAAGAGAGATGGCTCATGATTCTGTATTTTCATCTGGATATATGTCTATGTCTACTACTGACGCTTTTAATTGCAACCAGAAACCTTATGCTGGCATGGTCCAG AAAACTACTGTTCTTGATAAGCAAGGGGGAAACCACAGCGTGATGAAAAACTATGCAATGCAACACTTAAATGCAAACCAAGTTCAAAGGCCTCAGGAAATGAGGATGTTCCCAATCTCCAGCAAACTCAATCAGACAATTGTTGTGTCTATGACCACTCCAGTTCTTCACTCCCACCTTAACTCCACTGGACAGAGTGTGGATGGTAATACCATTAACTCACAACCTCATGGTGGAGTTTCAATCAAATCTCCAGTTTCTGTCCTTGTCCCCACAAGTTCCATCATTGGTACCACTGATATTAG GAATGCTTCCGAACCTAAGGGGGCACCAGCTCAGTTGACCATCTTTTATAACGGATCTGTCTGTGTCTATGATGATGTGTCACCTCAGAAG GCTCAAGCTATCGTGTTATTGGCTGGAAATGGGTCCTCTCTGACTGATAATAAGACACTTCCTGCTGCTCAGGTGCAAACCTGTGTCCTGGGGCCATCTGTAGGTGATGGTTATAAAGGGGAAAATTCCCATATTACATTACCCTGCCCAGGCCTTCCAGGCACTATTTCTATGACCTCCCATGTTAGCTCTGAGTCAGGTGGAGGACCTAGTTACACTAAAGAAATAACAGTGGTGAAACCAATATCAGTTCTGTCTTCTAAAAACCAACTGGAGCCTGCCAAATCAAGTGGCTCAGTAGGATCTGCGGCTACATCTCTCATTCAAACTG TGGCCGTGCCTCAGGCTCGTAAAGCATCCTTGGCACGATTTTTGGAGAAGCGCAAGGAAAG GGTGTTGAGCATGACACCATACAATGTCAACAAGAAGTCTTCAGACTGCAATAGCCCTGGATCTGAGGGTTTAAGTTTGACAGTCAATTCTTCTGGCCTTTGCTTTCTTCCAACTCTCGATTAG
- the LOC123204726 gene encoding protein TIFY 6B isoform X3 produces the protein MERDFLGLSSKASLVTVKEEACDGSKDSALKSSGMQLSFSSEVSAIPQFLSFKASQEDRQREMAHDSVFSSGYMSMSTTDAFNCNQKPYAGMVQKTTVLDKQGGNHSVMKNYAMQHLNANQVQRPQEMRMFPISSKLNQTIVVSMTTPVLHSHLNSTGQSVDGNTINSQPHGGVSIKSPVSVLVPTSSIIGTTDIRNASEPKGAPAQLTIFYNGSVCVYDDVSPQKAQAIVLLAGNGSSLTDNKTLPAAQVQTCVLGPSVGDGYKGENSHITLPCPGLPGTISMTSHVSSESGGGPSYTKEITVVKPISVLSSKNQLEPAKSSGSVGSAATSLIQTVAVPQARKASLARFLEKRKERVLSMTPYNVNKKSSDCNSPGSEGLSLTVNSSGLCFLPTLD, from the exons CGTTGAAGAGTTCAGGGATGCAATTGTCTTTCTCAAGCGAGGTTTCTGCCATTCCTCAGTTTCTATCTTTCAAGGCTTCTCAAGAAGACAGGCAAAGAGAGATGGCTCATGATTCTGTATTTTCATCTGGATATATGTCTATGTCTACTACTGACGCTTTTAATTGCAACCAGAAACCTTATGCTGGCATGGTCCAG AAAACTACTGTTCTTGATAAGCAAGGGGGAAACCACAGCGTGATGAAAAACTATGCAATGCAACACTTAAATGCAAACCAAGTTCAAAGGCCTCAGGAAATGAGGATGTTCCCAATCTCCAGCAAACTCAATCAGACAATTGTTGTGTCTATGACCACTCCAGTTCTTCACTCCCACCTTAACTCCACTGGACAGAGTGTGGATGGTAATACCATTAACTCACAACCTCATGGTGGAGTTTCAATCAAATCTCCAGTTTCTGTCCTTGTCCCCACAAGTTCCATCATTGGTACCACTGATATTAG GAATGCTTCCGAACCTAAGGGGGCACCAGCTCAGTTGACCATCTTTTATAACGGATCTGTCTGTGTCTATGATGATGTGTCACCTCAGAAG GCTCAAGCTATCGTGTTATTGGCTGGAAATGGGTCCTCTCTGACTGATAATAAGACACTTCCTGCTGCTCAGGTGCAAACCTGTGTCCTGGGGCCATCTGTAGGTGATGGTTATAAAGGGGAAAATTCCCATATTACATTACCCTGCCCAGGCCTTCCAGGCACTATTTCTATGACCTCCCATGTTAGCTCTGAGTCAGGTGGAGGACCTAGTTACACTAAAGAAATAACAGTGGTGAAACCAATATCAGTTCTGTCTTCTAAAAACCAACTGGAGCCTGCCAAATCAAGTGGCTCAGTAGGATCTGCGGCTACATCTCTCATTCAAACTG TGGCCGTGCCTCAGGCTCGTAAAGCATCCTTGGCACGATTTTTGGAGAAGCGCAAGGAAAG GGTGTTGAGCATGACACCATACAATGTCAACAAGAAGTCTTCAGACTGCAATAGCCCTGGATCTGAGGGTTTAAGTTTGACAGTCAATTCTTCTGGCCTTTGCTTTCTTCCAACTCTCGATTAG